One Desulfovibrio fairfieldensis genomic window carries:
- a CDS encoding O-acetylhomoserine aminocarboxypropyltransferase/cysteine synthase family protein: protein MKLESLCLHAGYSPENGQPRVLPIAQSTTFKYDSTAEVAKLFDLAEAGFFYTRLGNPTVDAVEQKIAALEGGVGALCTSSGQAASMLAVLNLAQSGEHVVSASSIYGGTFNLFAVTLKRLGIEVTFVDQTASDEELEKAFRPNTRAVFGETLTNPSMDVLDIERFAKLAHRHRLPLIVDNTFATPVLCRPFAFGADIVVHSTTKYMDGHALQMGGVIVDSGNFDWTSGKFPEFTEPDPSYHGLIYSETFGRAAYIVKARAQLMRDMGCCQTPQGAFYINQGLETLPLRMEKHCRNAEAAAHYLAGHDKVESVKYPRLPGNPNKALADKYLSEGCSGVVSFSLKGGREAGARFIDSLKMISLQVHVADIRTCVLHPASSTHRQLSDEQLREAGITPGMVRLSVGLENLDDILADLDQALEQA from the coding sequence CGATCTGGCCGAAGCGGGCTTTTTCTATACCCGCCTGGGCAATCCCACCGTGGACGCCGTGGAGCAAAAAATCGCCGCTCTGGAGGGCGGAGTGGGCGCTTTGTGCACCTCGTCGGGCCAGGCCGCCAGCATGCTTGCCGTGCTGAACCTGGCGCAGAGCGGCGAGCACGTGGTCAGTGCCTCCAGCATTTACGGGGGCACCTTCAACCTCTTTGCGGTGACCCTGAAGAGGCTGGGCATTGAAGTGACATTTGTGGATCAGACCGCTTCCGACGAAGAATTGGAAAAGGCCTTCCGGCCCAATACCAGAGCGGTGTTCGGCGAGACCCTGACCAATCCCTCCATGGACGTGCTGGATATCGAGCGTTTCGCTAAACTGGCTCACCGGCACAGGCTGCCGCTGATCGTGGACAATACCTTTGCCACGCCCGTGCTCTGCCGTCCCTTTGCCTTCGGGGCGGATATCGTGGTGCATTCCACCACAAAATATATGGACGGGCATGCCCTGCAGATGGGCGGCGTCATTGTGGACAGCGGCAACTTTGACTGGACCTCGGGAAAATTCCCGGAATTCACCGAGCCCGACCCCTCCTACCACGGCCTGATCTACAGCGAAACCTTCGGCAGGGCCGCCTACATCGTCAAGGCGCGCGCGCAGCTTATGCGCGACATGGGCTGCTGCCAGACACCGCAGGGCGCGTTCTACATCAATCAGGGGCTGGAAACCCTGCCCCTGCGCATGGAAAAACATTGCCGCAACGCCGAGGCCGCCGCCCACTATCTCGCGGGGCACGACAAGGTGGAGTCGGTGAAGTATCCCCGTCTGCCCGGCAATCCCAACAAGGCCTTGGCCGATAAATATCTTTCTGAGGGATGCAGCGGCGTGGTTTCCTTTTCGCTCAAGGGCGGACGCGAAGCCGGAGCGCGCTTCATCGACAGCCTGAAAATGATTTCCCTCCAGGTGCATGTGGCGGATATCCGCACCTGCGTGCTGCATCCGGCAAGCTCCACCCATCGCCAGTTGAGCGACGAACAGCTGCGGGAGGCGGGCATTACGCCAGGCATGGTGCGTCTTTCCGTGGGCCTGGAAAATCTGGACGACATTCTGGCGGATCTGGACCAGGCCCTCGAACAGGCCTGA